A stretch of Clostridium sp. BJN0001 DNA encodes these proteins:
- the treC gene encoding alpha,alpha-phosphotrehalase, producing MKDFKKSVVYQIYPKSFKDSNGDGIGDLKGIIEKLDYLKELGVDYIWITPFYVSPQRDNGYDIADYYNIDPIFGTMNDFENLSKECKKRNINIMLDMVFNHTSTENEWFKEAIKGNEKYKNFYIFKEGKGNKAPTNWVSKFGGSAWEYVDKFNEYYLHLFDVTQGDLNWENKNVRDEVYKIVNFWIKKGVKGFRFDVINLISKPEVFEDDNEGDGRRFYTDGHKIHQYLKELNKETFGKDDQIVTVGEMSSTTMDNCIKYSNPDEKELSMVFNFHHLKVDYENGNKWTLMDFDFMKLKHIFKDWQEGMEKGNGWNAVFWCNHDQPRAVSRFGNDKEYRSISAKMLATCIHLMRGTPYIYQGEEFGMTNPYFDTIEQYRDIESINYYNILKKQGVDEDKIMKILQSKSRDNSRTPIQWTDEKNAGFTEGTSWIPVAKSYKKINAESALKDKDSVFYHYKKLIALRKKYDVIAYGSFKMILEDDTKVMAYVREYKNEKLIVLNNYYGENTEVKLDKDLESKESSILITNYKDSQNLKEKVKLRPYESIAYLIRN from the coding sequence ATGAAAGATTTTAAAAAAAGTGTAGTTTATCAGATATATCCGAAATCTTTTAAAGATTCTAATGGAGATGGTATTGGGGATTTAAAAGGAATAATCGAAAAACTCGATTATTTAAAAGAGCTTGGTGTTGATTATATATGGATTACACCATTTTATGTTTCACCACAGAGAGATAATGGATATGATATTGCAGATTACTACAATATTGATCCTATATTTGGAACTATGAATGATTTTGAAAATCTTTCAAAAGAGTGTAAAAAAAGAAATATAAATATTATGCTTGACATGGTGTTTAACCATACATCAACTGAAAATGAATGGTTTAAAGAGGCGATTAAAGGAAACGAAAAATATAAGAATTTCTATATTTTTAAAGAAGGAAAAGGTAATAAAGCGCCAACTAACTGGGTATCAAAATTTGGAGGTTCTGCATGGGAATATGTAGATAAGTTTAATGAATACTATCTTCATTTATTTGATGTTACACAGGGAGATTTAAACTGGGAAAACAAAAATGTCAGAGATGAAGTTTATAAGATAGTTAATTTCTGGATAAAAAAAGGCGTAAAAGGATTTAGATTTGATGTAATAAATCTTATCTCAAAGCCTGAAGTTTTTGAAGATGATAATGAAGGTGATGGAAGAAGATTTTATACAGATGGACATAAAATTCATCAATATCTAAAAGAACTTAATAAAGAAACTTTTGGAAAAGATGATCAAATAGTTACAGTAGGAGAAATGTCATCAACTACTATGGATAACTGCATAAAATATTCAAATCCAGATGAAAAAGAATTATCTATGGTATTTAATTTTCATCACTTAAAGGTTGATTATGAGAACGGAAACAAATGGACATTGATGGACTTTGACTTTATGAAGTTAAAGCATATTTTTAAAGATTGGCAAGAAGGAATGGAAAAAGGAAACGGATGGAATGCTGTTTTCTGGTGCAACCATGACCAGCCAAGAGCTGTTTCAAGATTTGGAAATGATAAAGAGTACCGCTCTATAAGTGCTAAAATGTTAGCAACATGTATACATCTTATGAGAGGTACACCGTATATCTATCAAGGGGAAGAATTTGGAATGACTAATCCTTACTTTGATACTATTGAACAATATAGGGATATAGAATCAATTAATTATTACAATATATTAAAAAAGCAGGGTGTAGACGAAGATAAGATAATGAAAATACTGCAATCTAAATCTAGAGATAATTCAAGGACACCAATACAGTGGACTGATGAAAAAAATGCTGGATTTACAGAGGGTACATCATGGATACCAGTTGCTAAATCATACAAAAAGATAAATGCAGAAAGTGCATTAAAAGATAAAGATTCTGTATTTTATCATTACAAAAAGCTCATTGCACTTAGAAAAAAATATGATGTAATAGCATATGGAAGTTTCAAGATGATACTTGAAGATGATACTAAAGTAATGGCTTACGTTCGAGAATATAAGAATGAAAAATTAATTGTATTAAACAATTATTATGGAGAAAATACTGAAGTAAAATTAGACAAAGACCTAGAAAGTAAAGAAAGTTCAATATTAATTACAAATTATAAAGATAGTCAGAATTTAAAAGAAAAAGTAAAATTAAGACCTTATGAATCAATTGCATACTTAATAAGAAACTAA
- the treR gene encoding trehalose operon repressor has protein sequence MSSKYFNIYNEVVNKIENGIYKVNDAVPSESEIMKEYSVSRDTARKALTRLEQNGYILKKKGKRATVLDISKFDFPVSGVISFKELASNLGSSSKTTVESLECTNPSESIRRKLELSLNDKVWKIVRARNIDGENIILDKDYLSKKYVDNLTKEVCENSIYEYIEGKLNLKIAYAKKEIVVQSATEEDKKYLDMKSFDMVVVVKSYTYLDNASLFQYTESRHRPDKFKFVDFARRHRR, from the coding sequence ATGAGCAGCAAGTATTTTAATATATATAATGAAGTAGTTAATAAAATTGAAAATGGAATATATAAGGTAAATGATGCAGTTCCATCTGAAAGTGAAATAATGAAAGAATATAGTGTTTCAAGAGATACAGCTAGAAAAGCATTAACACGTTTAGAGCAGAATGGATATATTCTTAAGAAAAAAGGAAAACGTGCAACAGTTCTTGATATAAGCAAGTTTGATTTTCCTGTTTCAGGAGTCATAAGTTTTAAAGAATTAGCAAGTAATCTTGGTTCATCATCTAAAACAACAGTAGAAAGTCTTGAATGCACTAATCCAAGTGAGTCTATTAGAAGAAAGCTGGAACTTAGTTTAAATGATAAAGTATGGAAAATAGTAAGAGCACGAAATATTGACGGCGAAAATATTATTTTAGATAAAGACTATCTATCTAAAAAATATGTTGATAATCTTACTAAAGAAGTATGTGAAAATTCAATATATGAATATATTGAAGGCAAATTAAACTTAAAGATAGCATATGCCAAAAAAGAAATAGTAGTACAGAGCGCAACTGAAGAAGATAAAAAATATCTTGATATGAAAAGTTTTGATATGGTCGTTGTAGTAAAAAGTTATACATATCTTGATAATGCAAGTCTATTTCAATATACTGAATCAAGGCATAGACCTGATAAATTTAAGTTTGTTGATTTCGCTAGAAGACACAGAAGATAA
- the treP gene encoding PTS system trehalose-specific EIIBC component, producing MGKYTGDARELLKYVGGKENINAVTHCVTRMRFVLNDPSIADKDSIEKLKSVKGTFTQAGQFQVIIGNGVSDFYNDFVEVSGVSGVNKEDAKKAAKSNMTLLQRVMANIAEIFAPLIPAIIVGGLILGFRNIIGDIKLFEDGTKTLIEISVFWSGVHSFLWLIGEAIFHFLPVGITWSITKKMGTTQILGIVLGITLVSPQLLNAYAVAGTAAADIPSWNFGFATVHMIGYQAQVIPAILAGFVLVFLEKNVRKICPNVISMIVVPFLSLVPAVIVAHVVLGPVGWAIGSFISKVVYTSLTSAFGWLFAGVFGFAYAPLVITGLHHMTNAIDLQLMAELGGTPLWPMIALSNIAQGSAVLGMIHLQKKHEEEKQVSIPACISAYLGVTEPALFGVNMKYVFPFFCGMTGSAVAAIVSVSSGVMANAIGVGGLPGILSIQPQHMIMFAFCMLIAIVIPFVLTVIVGKKKLKGFI from the coding sequence ATGGGAAAATATACTGGGGATGCAAGAGAGCTACTCAAATATGTCGGAGGAAAGGAAAATATAAATGCAGTAACACATTGTGTTACAAGAATGAGATTTGTATTAAACGATCCATCAATTGCAGATAAAGATAGCATAGAAAAATTAAAATCAGTTAAAGGAACTTTTACACAGGCAGGACAATTTCAAGTTATTATTGGAAATGGCGTTTCAGATTTCTACAATGATTTTGTTGAAGTATCAGGAGTGTCAGGAGTTAATAAGGAAGATGCAAAAAAAGCAGCTAAATCAAACATGACACTACTTCAAAGAGTTATGGCAAATATAGCAGAAATATTTGCACCACTTATACCAGCAATAATTGTTGGAGGACTTATTTTAGGATTTAGAAATATTATTGGAGATATAAAATTATTTGAAGATGGTACAAAAACATTAATAGAAATATCAGTTTTTTGGAGTGGTGTTCATTCATTTTTATGGCTTATAGGAGAGGCTATATTTCACTTCTTACCTGTAGGAATAACTTGGTCTATAACAAAGAAAATGGGGACAACCCAGATACTAGGTATTGTTTTAGGTATCACTTTAGTTTCACCACAGTTATTAAATGCATATGCAGTTGCAGGTACTGCAGCAGCAGACATTCCATCATGGAATTTTGGATTTGCTACGGTTCATATGATTGGATATCAAGCACAGGTTATACCAGCAATACTTGCAGGATTTGTTCTTGTATTCCTTGAAAAAAATGTTAGGAAAATATGTCCTAATGTTATTTCAATGATTGTAGTTCCGTTTTTATCTTTAGTACCAGCAGTAATAGTTGCTCATGTTGTTTTAGGACCTGTAGGTTGGGCAATTGGATCATTTATTTCAAAAGTTGTTTATACATCATTAACATCTGCATTCGGATGGCTTTTTGCAGGAGTATTTGGTTTTGCATATGCACCACTTGTAATAACAGGTCTACATCATATGACAAATGCTATTGATCTTCAGCTTATGGCAGAACTTGGAGGAACTCCTCTTTGGCCTATGATTGCATTATCAAATATAGCACAAGGTTCAGCAGTACTTGGAATGATTCATCTTCAGAAAAAGCATGAAGAAGAAAAACAAGTATCAATACCAGCTTGTATATCAGCATACTTAGGTGTAACAGAACCAGCTTTATTTGGTGTAAACATGAAATATGTATTCCCATTTTTCTGTGGAATGACAGGTTCAGCCGTAGCTGCTATAGTTTCAGTATCAAGTGGAGTTATGGCTAATGCGATTGGAGTTGGAGGACTTCCAGGAATTCTTTCAATTCAGCCACAACATATGATTATGTTTGCTTTCTGTATGCTTATAGCAATTGTTATACCATTTGTATTAACAGTAATAGTAGGAAAAAAGAAATTAAAAGGATTTATATAA